The Kwoniella bestiolae CBS 10118 chromosome 7, complete sequence genome has a segment encoding these proteins:
- a CDS encoding peptide-methionine (S)-S-oxide reductase, whose protein sequence is MAPRTPPAPTVETAIKGRESVKLGEGVEHATFASGCFWGTEHLFSKHYGHLPQFKAISGYTGGQAENPSYRQVCSGTTGHAEAVQLSYQTGSVSYAELVEFFYRTHDPTTVDRQGPDRGSQYRSAIFFHSPEQEELAKKVTEEVQEKYLKGKPIVTQITKAGKWYPAEDYHQEYLDNNPGGYECPTHRFYW, encoded by the exons ATGGCGCCCAGGACTCCGCCTGCTCCGACTGTTGAGACTGCTATAAAGGGGAGGGAAAGCGTGAAGCtaggggagggag TCGAACATGCTACGTTCGCTTCTGGATGTTTC TGGGGAACAGAACATCTCTTCTCAAAGCATTATGGCCATCTACCTCAATTCAAGGCTATCTCAGGGTACACAGGCGGACAAGCTGAGAATCCTT CCTACCGCCAAGTATGTTCCGGCACCACAGGCCACGCCGAAGCCGTCCAATTATCCTACCAGACCGGTTCTGTATCCTATGCCGAACTAGTCGAATTCTTTTATAGGACACACGATCCCACGACGGTCGATCGACAGGGACCAGATAGGGGGAGTCAATATCGGAGTGCGATTTTCTTCCATTCACCCGAACAGGAAGAGTTGGCCAAGAAAGTGACGGAGGAGGTTCAGGAGAAGTA CCTCAAGGGTAAACCCATTGTCACTCAAATTACAAAAGCTGGGAAATGGTATCCTGCCGAGGATTATCATCAAGAGTATC TCGACAATAACCCTGGTGGATACGAATGTCCCACTCACAGGTTTTACTGGTAA